The DNA segment AAAATAGAAGGTAATATTGCAGAGTCTGCAGCAAGTCTACTCTCCATGAAGCTTGCTGCAAATTTAACCTTGTCTAGTTTGAGTATTACGGCTGTAATTGAGTGAGAGAATCAAAATCCACACGAGTTTGGTAATCTACTTCAGCGAAGCCAAAACCGTTGAGTTGCATAAACTCAGTTTTATAGCCTTCATAGTCACCCACTTCAGCAAAATTATCGGGGGTAATTTTAGCGATCAACTTATCAACTTCCTGCTGCACTGAAGCATCCAGCTCCCAATCATCAATACGGATTAATCTTTCAGAATCAATAGGGGTAACGCCTGAGGTATAAACTCGTTCCGAAAAAAGCCGCTGCATCTGCTCAATACAGGTTTCGTGAGTACCTTGCTGTTTCATGACTTTATACAGTGCAAGGATATAAGGCGAAAATGCTGGTATATAAACGCTGGCCTTAGTCACTAACGCCTTACATACTGAAACGTGGGCACTACCACCAATCGCACTTAACTTCTCATTTAATTTATCACTGGTCGTGTGCAGATGTGTCTTAGCACGCCCTAGCGTACCTTGATGATAAATAGGATAAGTACTTTTTCCACCGATATATGAATAAGCCAACGTTTTGCACCCCGTTGCTAACACACCCGCTTCAGACAATATCTCAATCCAACTCTCCCAATCTTCCCCGCCCATCACCT comes from the Shewanella halifaxensis HAW-EB4 genome and includes:
- the fabV gene encoding enoyl-ACP reductase FabV — its product is MIIEPIVKGVVARNSHPAGCKQAILNQINYVKTAKPIESGAQKVLILGASSGFGLASRVSLAFGGASADTIGVSFERGPSDKGVGSAGWYNNIYFREQAEQAGLIAKNFVGDAFSPAMRAQVIEYIRAEFGGKVDLVVYSLATGIRPNPETGEMWRSSIKTVGEPVTGPTINIETDTMEQMTVGTATEQEIIDTEKVMGGEDWESWIEILSEAGVLATGCKTLAYSYIGGKSTYPIYHQGTLGRAKTHLHTTSDKLNEKLSAIGGSAHVSVCKALVTKASVYIPAFSPYILALYKVMKQQGTHETCIEQMQRLFSERVYTSGVTPIDSERLIRIDDWELDASVQQEVDKLIAKITPDNFAEVGDYEGYKTEFMQLNGFGFAEVDYQTRVDFDSLTQLQP